The genome window AGAAGGGCCATAGGCCCACGTTTCCCCCAGACCCCCTTCAAAGACTTTCAATACGAGTTGGTTTCCCCCTGTTTTGCCAGGCAAAACAGGGGGAAACCAACTCGCATTAAAAGTTTTTGGAGGGAGTCTGAGGGAACCGTGGGTCAGTGACCCTTTTACAAAAAGGTTCCCTCAGAGCAATAAATCAGGGTTTCCTTAAACGGCGCTCCGGTGCGTGTCGAGGAGCGGCGCACGGGGCAGAGACACAAAAAGTCGGGAGGAGGTTTTGGGAAATGAAAAGACTGCGTAACGAGAGTGGCTTTACGCTGGTGGAGCTCGCCATCGTGCTCGTCATAATCGGGCTGATCCTCGGCGTGGTGCTCAAGGGCCAGGAGATGATAAACAACGCGAGCATAAAGAGGGCCTACAACCTGCAGCGCGAGATCGTCGCCGCCGTCTACACCTACTTCGACAGGTACGGCAAGTACCCCGGCGACGACAACACGGCCCAGTCGCGGTGGTCCGGCGTGACCAACGGCAACGACAACGGCCAGATAAACGGTTTCTCCGTTGCCTGCGCCACCGGCACCACCACCGAGACCTGTCAGGCCTGGCGGCACATGCGAAACGCCAACCTCATCACCGGCGCGGCCACGTCGGCCGAAAACCCGGGCAATCCCTACGGCGGTGTTGTCGGCATAGGCTACGTGACCGTCCAGGGTGTGTCGGCCCACTGGGTTGGGCTGAGCGACGTGCCATACGACGCCTGCCAGGTCATTGACCGCCAGTACGACGACGGCGTTTACAACACGGGGGCCATAAGGGGTTCGGGCAACTACGACACGGCGACCTCCGGCGTCTTCACCCTCTACTTCAGGCTCTGAGGCGGCGTCCCCCGAAGGGGGGGCCTTGTTTGCGCCCTCTGCCGATGTCTCGTCTCGGCCCGCCGCGTCCGCAGTGTCGTGGCGGGGCCGGGGCAGACCACCGCCCCCGGGGGCCGCAGGGCGGGGAGATCGCGTGTTGCGCTGGGTGGGTCTTCTTCTCATATCGACGGGCTACTACCTCATGTGGAGCCTCTCGCCCGACTCCGAGCTCCGGGAGATCGTCTATTATACAAAGCTCTCCATAGTGCTGACACTCGCCGGCGGGGCGTTCTTTGCGATCGACATGTACAGGCGCGCCTGAACGCGGCCGCGGGGGCGCTTATCGCATCGCCATGGCTTGGAATAAGGAACAAAGGGGTTTCACGCTCGTAGAGATCGCCGTCATCCTCGTGGTCATCGGCATACTGGTGAGCATGGGCGCCGGCATGATGGCCATGCTCACGAAGAGGGCCAAGCGTAACGAGACCAAGGCCATGGTCGACTCGGCCGTGGAGGCCGTCGTGGGATTCGGCGCTTCGAGCGGGAGGCTTCCCACGACCGCCGAGTTCCCGGGCCTCGTGTCGTCGGTGCGTGACGCCTGGGCCAAGACACTCCTCTACGTGCCGGACACGAACATGACCGCCACGGCCACTGGAGGCATATGCGGCAGGAAGACCACGTCGCTTACGGTGCGGACCTGTCCCGACGCGGCCTGCGCCTCGCCGTCGAGCACGGTGTCGGACGTGGCGCTGCTCGTCATCAGCGGCGGCGGCAACTACAACATCCAGACGTCCGGCTCCTCCACGATCAACGTCTACGACTACGGGGTGACCGGCGTGGACGACTACACTTCCGACATGAACAGGGCCGAGGAGTATGACGACATCGTGCGCTGGCTCACGCTCAACGAAGTGCGGATAAAGGCGGGATGCACGGGAGCGCAGCTCAGGGTGGTCAACACCGAACTTCCCGCCGGTACGGTGAGCAGCACCTACTCGGCCAGCATATACGCC of Deltaproteobacteria bacterium contains these proteins:
- a CDS encoding type II secretion system protein: MKRLRNESGFTLVELAIVLVIIGLILGVVLKGQEMINNASIKRAYNLQREIVAAVYTYFDRYGKYPGDDNTAQSRWSGVTNGNDNGQINGFSVACATGTTTETCQAWRHMRNANLITGAATSAENPGNPYGGVVGIGYVTVQGVSAHWVGLSDVPYDACQVIDRQYDDGVYNTGAIRGSGNYDTATSGVFTLYFRL
- a CDS encoding prepilin-type N-terminal cleavage/methylation domain-containing protein codes for the protein MAWNKEQRGFTLVEIAVILVVIGILVSMGAGMMAMLTKRAKRNETKAMVDSAVEAVVGFGASSGRLPTTAEFPGLVSSVRDAWAKTLLYVPDTNMTATATGGICGRKTTSLTVRTCPDAACASPSSTVSDVALLVISGGGNYNIQTSGSSTINVYDYGVTGVDDYTSDMNRAEEYDDIVRWLTLNEVRIKAGCTGAQLRVVNTELPAGTVSSTYSASIYADGGVPFTAGGSYRWCIENASGTLPAWISRTPASTPVSTNCQGVAETLWGQGNTLTLSGTPTAAGTTSIIVFTRDNNDTGGANDNIARRAFVLTIS